In the genome of Nonomuraea sp. NBC_00507, the window CATCGTCTGGCGCCGGAACGTGGACGGCCTGACCTGCAGGTCGTTGGCCTCCAGCTCCGCCACGATGGAGTCCACTTGGTCGGGCGCGACGTCGAGGACGACCATCTTCTGCTCGACCGTCGTACGCACCCGGCCGGAGCCGTGCCGCTCGGCGATGTCGGCGATCGTGTGGAGCTTGTCACCGTCGAGCCGGCCCACCTTGGGCGCGAAGCCGACGTAGAAGTTGCCGTCCTTCTGCGGGAAGACGCCGACGTGGTCGCGGCGGCTGCCACGCGGCAGCTCGGGCGCGGGCCCGTCGGGCAGCGCCCCCTTCAGGTATTCGGTCTCGAGGATCTCGCGGAACTTCTCCACACCCCAGTCGTTGACCAGGAACTTGATCCGCGCCCGGTGCCGCAGCCGCCGGTAGCCGTAGTCGCGGAAGATCCCGACGACGCCCTCGTAGACGTCGGCCACCTGCTCCGGCTTGACGAACACGCCGAGCCGCTTGCCGAGCATCGGGTTCGTGGACAGGCCGCCGCCCACCCACAGGTCGTAGCCGATCTCGCCCCGCTCGTTGACCACGCCCACGAACGCCACGTCGTTGATCTCGTGCACCGTGCAGTGCGCCGGGCAGCCGCTCACCGCCGACTTGAACTTGCGGGGCAGGTTCGAGTAGGCCGGATTGCCGACGACCCGCTCCTGGACCTCGTAGATCTGCTCGGTCGCGTCGAGCACCTCGTCGGCGTCGATGCCGGCCAGCGGACACCCCAGGATCACGCGGGGAGTGTCGCCGCACGCCTCCGTCGTCGACAGGCCCACGGCCTCCAGACGATCCCAGATGTCCGGCACCGACTCGATCTCGATCCAGTGCAGCTGGATGTTCTGGCGGTCGGTCAGGTCGGCGGTGCCGCGGCCGTAGTCGTTGGAGATGTCCGCGATCGTGCGCAGCTGGGCCAGTGAGAGCTGGCCGCCGTCGATCCGCACGCGCAGCATGAAGTAGCTGTCGTCCAGCTCCTCCGGCTCCAGGATCGCGGTCTTGCCGCCGTCGATGCCGGGCTTGCGCTGCGTGTAGAGGCCGTACCAGCGCATGCGGCCGCGTAGGTCGGCGGGATCGATCGAGTCGAAGCCACGCTTGGAGTAGATGTCGATGATGCGCTGGCGGACGTTGAGGCCGTCGTCGTTCTTCTTGTTCTCTTCGTTCTTGTTGAGCGGCTCACGGTAACCGAGAGCCCACTGGCCTTCGCCGCGCGGGCGTTTGTGGTGCCTGCTGGCAGGGGTGCGGCTGGCAGGGGTGCTCATTGCGCGTCCTTCGGATCATGGGCGCGCGCAGGGTTCCTCAAGCCTCATCGTCGAGGGCAGGATGCGAGGGAGGATTGCGACGCGCTCAGCGGCAGAAACAATCGGGTTAGCGGGCGTCGCAACAGATGGCACTGCGGACACGCTGGAGGTCGACGTGGCGTCGACCGACGAGCATGGGGTCCGCTGGCATGCTTCGAAGATACCCTGGCGGTCCCGGATGTCCAAGACGGGGTCCAGAGTGTGGGACTGTCCGGATGCTTCAACCCTGGCGGCGCCAGCCGAGCTCCGAGTCCTTGGGCTTTTCCTCGGTGCTCTGGTGCTGGCAGTCGCACCACGAACCGCCGCGGCAGTCCTCGTGACGCTTGTCCTTGCAGCTCTGGCAGATCACTCCTGCATTATTCTCCTGGAACGTTGTTCGGGTTAGGCTGGCCCGCGTGGATCTCATGGCCGAATTGCTTGGCGATCTCCGCGCCGAGACCGCCTCCTTCGAGGAGCTGCTCCAGCCCCTCCGCGACGAGGACTGGGAGCTGGCCACACCCGCCGAGGGATGGGCGATCCGCGACCAGGTGAGCCATCTGGCCTGGTTCGACGACGCCGCCGTCCAGGCGGTCACCGACCCCGAAGGCTTCAACGCCTCGCTGGCGGACTTCGCGGCATCGGGCTTCTCCTCGGTGGACGACCTCGTCGTGCGGGCGCGCGGGAGATCGCCGGCCGAGCTGCGCGAGTGGTTCCGCGTCGCCCGAGCGCGCAGCATCGAGGTGTTCGCCGCGCTGGACGCGCGCGACCGGGTGCCGTGGTTCGGGCCCCCGATGTCGGCCGCGTCGTTCGTGACCGCGCGGCTGATGGAGACCTGGGCCCACGGGCAGGACGTGGCCGACGCACTCGGCGTCATCAGGAAGCCGACGGTCAGGTTGCGGCACGTGGCCATGATCGGGTTCAGGGCCCGGCCGTACAGCTTCGCCGTACGTGGCCTGGCGGAGCCGCCCGAGCCGGTGCGGGTGGAGCTGACCATGCCCGACGGCAGCGCGTGGACGGCCGGCCCGCCGGAGGCGGCCGCCGTGGTGCGCGGGCCGATGCTCGACTTCTGCCTCGCCGTCACCCAGCGTGTCCACCTGTCCGACACGGCACTGGAGATCGACGGCGAGGCGGCGCGGGCCTGGATGGAGATCGCCCAGGCGTTCGCCGGGCCCCCTGGTAAAGGCCGGGCACCCAGATCAGGGTGAAATCAGGGACGCGGTCGGCACGCGCGCTGACATGCTGGAAGCATGCGCACGATTCTGAACGTCATCTGGCTGGTGTTCGCCGGCATCTGGCTGGCACTGGGTTACGCCCTGGCCGGCGTCATCTGCTGCATCTTGATCATCACCATCCCGTTCGGCATCGCCTCGTTCAGGATCGCCGCCTACGCGCTGTGGCCGTTCGGCCGGACCGTCGTACGCGATCCGGACGCGGGCGTGTTCTCACTCCTCGGCAACATCATCTGGTGCGTGGTGGCCGGAATCTGGCTCGCCATCGGCCACGTCATCACCTCGATTCCGCTCTTCATCTCCATCATCGGCATCCCCATGGGCATCGCGAACATCAAGCTGATCCCGGTCTCCCTCCTTCCGCTGGGTGCGCGCATCGTGGACAACGACTAGACCTGCTGCCGGGGACGTAAGCTGTCTCGAAGAGTCACTGCGAAAACCGTTGGGTGCCATGACGTCCACAGATGCTCCTCCCCGGCCTAAGCGAGGGCTCGTCTCCAACGCCAGGGCCAGGCTGAGCTGGGTGCTCGACACGAAATCGTGGGCGATCGTCCGCTCGGCCACCAACGCCGGCGTCACCTATCGGGTGACCGGCCTGGCGGGCGAGGCGGCGTTCTTCGCGTTGCTGTCGCTGCCTCCGTTCGTGCTGGGCCTGATCGGCGTGCTGGCCAAGATCGGAGCCTGGGCGGGCGGCGCGGTGGTCAAGCAGGTCAATGCGTGGGTGATCGAGCAGGCGGGGCTGCTGTTCGCCGAGGACGCCGTGGAAAAGGTGGTCAAGCCGCTCATCGCGGACGTGCTCAGCGACGACGCGAGCAAGGTGTCGATCATCTCGCTGGGCTTCCTGCTGTCGCTCTGGTCCGGCTCCCGAGCCCTTTACGTCTACGTGGACCTCATCTCCGTCGCCTACGGCCTGGGCGAGGAGCGCGGCATCATCCGCACCAGGCTCATGTCCTTCGGCCTCTACGTCGTGGGACTGGTCATCGGCATCATCGTCATGCCGATCCTGATCGTCGGCCCGACCCTGCTCAAGGACACGCTGCCCGGCGAGTACGGCATCATGATCGACATACTCTACTGGCCGGTCGTGATTATCGGCTCGGTGCTCTTCCTGACCGTGCTCTACCACGTCAGCGTGCCGGTCAGGACGAAGTGGTATCGGGAGCTGCCCGGCGCGATCCTGGCGCTGTTCCTGTGGATCCTCTGCGCGGCGGTGCTGCGGGCCGTGCTGGCCGCGTGGTTCTCACCCGTCTCCGTGTACGGCTCTCTGGCGGCGCCCGTCGCGGTGCTCCTGTGGCTCTACATCACGGCGCTTGCCGTGCTGATCGGGGCCATACTCAACGCGGAGGTCGACCGGCTCTGGCCGGGCGTGGGTCGTACCAAATAGAGCCATACAGGGTTGCTGGGCGCGGGCCTGACGCTCGCCATCATGCGCCCCCGGGAGGAACGCGGCAGAGAGCCCGGCACCCCCGCCGTGGCCGGCACGATCGACACCCTGGACAGCACCTTCCGCGTGCAGGTCGACTCGCTGACGCGGCAGGGCACGATGGCGCGTCGCCGTCACGTCCGCCTGAACCCCCAGATCGGAGGCGGTAGGCCGCCACCGGATCCGCTATCGTCTACAGCGAGACGCGACTGGCGCATTGGGTGGGAACGACCACCGGGGAGCGAAAGGAGCGGAGGCCGTGCGCCTGGGTCTTCGCACGTTGTCAACGATGACAGGAGAGTCATGAGTTCTCTCGCTAGCGTCGACCCGCAGATCGCCGAGCTCATCAAGGCGGAAGAGCGCCGCCAATCCGACACCGTCAAGCTCATCGCGTCGGAAAACTACGTGTCCAAGGCCGTGCTGGAGGCCACCGGCACCGTCCTGACCAACAAATACTCCGAGGGCTACGCGGGCAAGCGTTATTACGAAGGCCAGCAGGTCATCGACCAGATCGAGATCGTGGCGGTCGAGCGGGCCAAGTCCCTGTTCGGCGTCAACCACGCCAACGTCCAGCCCTACTCGGGCTCGCCCGCCAACCTGGCGATCTACATGGCGTTCCTGCAGCCCGGCGACACCGTGATGGGCATGGGCCTGCCGTTCGGCGGCCACCTCACGCACGGCTGGTCGGTCTCGGCCACCGGCAAGTGGTTCAACCCGGTGCGTTACGGCGTACGCAAGGACACCGGCCGCATCGACCTCGACGAGGTGCGGCAGCTCGCGCTCGAGCACCGGCCGAAGCTGATCTTCTGCGGCGGCACCGCCATCCCGCGCATCATCGACTTCGAGGGCTTCGCCTCGATCGCCCGCGAGGTCGGTGCCGTCCTGGCCGCCGACATCGCCCACATCGCCGGCCTGGTCGCGGGCGGCGCGCACCCGACCCCGGTCGGCCACGCCGACGTGATCTCCACGACCACCCACAAGACGCTGCGCGGCCCGCGCGGCGCCATGCTCATGGCCACGAGCGACGAGCACGCCACGGCACTCAACAAGGCCGTCTTCCCCGGCCTGCAGGGCGGGCCGCACAACCACACCACCGCCGCCATCGCCGTCGCGCTCAAAGAGGCCTCCACCGACGAGTTCAAGGCCTACGCCCACCAGGTCGTCGCCAACGCCAAGGCGCTGGCCGACGAGCTGGGCTCGCGCGGGTTCGACCTCGTGTCCGGGGGCACCGACAACCATCTGATCCTGGTGGACCTCACGCCCAAGGGCATCGGCGGCAAGCCGGCGGCGCAGGCGCTCGACCGGGCCGGTCTGGAGACCAACTACAACACGGTGCCGTTCGACCCGCGCAAGCCGTTCGATCCGTCGGGGATCCGCATCGGCACGCCGTCCGTCACGTCGCGGGGGATGGGCGAGGCGGAGATGCGGCAGATCGGGGCCTGGATGGACGAGGTCGTCACCGCCCTCGCCAAGGGCGACGCCGAGGACGTCATCAGCCGGGTTCATCACGAGGTCAGTGAGCTGACCGCGCAGTTCCCTGCTCCTGGTCTTTAAGATCTTCTTTACGGCGGGGCCGGGTCTTTCCAGCCGTCGACGTTCGCTGTGTCCTGCCGGGAGAAGGGCTTTTGATCTTTTACGGCGGGGCCAGGTTCTTCCAGTCGCCGACGCTGGCTGAGCCCCGTCCAGGGAGACGCTTTCTGACCCGGTCAGTGGCGCGCCGCCGCTACGGCGTTCCGCTGGCTGGGTTCCGTGGTTCCCGGCCTTGCCGCCATACACGGTGCCCGGTCTCCACCGCCCCGCGTCCAGGAGCGCCCCGCCGCACGGGCTCCCGTGTGCGGCGGGGCGCTTGTCGCGAGCGGGGCGGGCCGGAGTGCCCCGTCGCGATGGCCGGGCGGCGGGACCCGGAGGACTGGGCGCCGCGCCGGCCGGGGATGGCCTGCCGGGGGACGGGACCGAGTCGTCCCCCTGGCCGGTCCTCAGCCGAGGAAGATGTAGTCGGCCCCGTACGGGACCTTGGCCTGGCTGCCGGGCTGGCAGGCGCCGGTGGGGGCGACGCCGCCGGTGGTGTTCAGGCGCAGGATCTGCGTGGTGTGGGCGAGCAGGCCCGTGGCGGCGCCTGACTGGGTGGCGTTGAGCACGAGCTCGGGGATGTTGCCGTCGCCATTGGGCGTTCGAGTGACGACCGCGCCGCGAACCGCGCTGCCGTCGGGGGCGATCCACTGCGGCGGGCCCGAGGCGGGCGTCACGAAGGAGTGGTCGATCCCGCGCCCCAGCTTGGCCGTCACGCCGAGCTGGGTGAAGGCGTAGGCGCCCGACGGCTGCTGGGTGCAGGCGTAGATCTGCTCGCCGCGCAACACGTCGGCCGTGAGCGCGCGCGGGTGGGTGAACGGCGCGCCCGACAGCTGACCACGTACGGCGCCGCCGTTGAAGTCGGCGGTGTGCAGGTTCGTGTAGTAGCGGCCGGGGTCCGCGGCGATGCGCTTGACGGTCTTGGAGGAGACCGGCGTCACCCCCGCGACGCCGGTCAGGTTCTCCGGCAGGGCGCCGGCGAACAGGTCCGCGACCACGGGACCGTTCGTGCCGGGCGCGCCCTTGTGCACGTGCCCGTCGGTGACCGCGCCGAGGCCGGACCAGTGGGCGGTGTAGGCGATGGAAGCGCCGTCGGGACGCAGCCACCAGATGGCCTGGCCGTCCTGGTCGCCGCGCTTCTTGCCGTCGTTCTCCTGGACCTCCTGCGCGGCGTCGGCGCGGGCCGACAGCGTGGCCTGCTGGCTCCCGTGCAGCACGCCGTTGAGGTCTATGGGCTTGCTGAGCCGCTGGAGTCGGCCCCGTACCGCGCCCTTGGGGTGTGCGGCGTCGTGCAGGTTGGCGTAGAAGCCGCCGGGATTGTCGAGAAGGGCCTTGACCAGCTCGGGGTCGGCCTTCACGGTGCCGGTGACGCCCAGCACGCCCTTGGGGAGCGGCTTGGCGAAGAACTCCAGCCGCACGTCGCCGTTGGCCCCCTTGGCACCGGCGTGGACGTGACCCGCGGTGGGCGCGCCGATCTTGTTCCACCGGGCCGCGAACGTCACCTCGTTCCCGCTGATCTTGAGGACGACCGTCGAACGCCCGTCGGCGTCTCCCGGCGTCCCCACCTCGTTCGCGCCGCGCAGCCCGGCCGCGAGATAGACCTCGTCGCCCGAGGCGTGCGCCGGCGCTGGGCCGATGATCAGAACACTGGCTAACAGAGCACCAGGAATCATGAACTTTCGGATAGACATGATGAAACCTCTTATAGGGCTATATATTCCGGCTGGTACGGCAAGCAGTACGCAGGGAATCGCCCAGCGGTTCAACTCAGCTATCCGTAAATTTCCACACAACCGCGCTGGGGCATGGGAAAGCCCTCCCACCAGCGGGCGGGAGGGCTCCGAAA includes:
- a CDS encoding YccF domain-containing protein; amino-acid sequence: MRTILNVIWLVFAGIWLALGYALAGVICCILIITIPFGIASFRIAAYALWPFGRTVVRDPDAGVFSLLGNIIWCVVAGIWLAIGHVITSIPLFISIIGIPMGIANIKLIPVSLLPLGARIVDND
- the glyA gene encoding serine hydroxymethyltransferase, producing the protein MSSLASVDPQIAELIKAEERRQSDTVKLIASENYVSKAVLEATGTVLTNKYSEGYAGKRYYEGQQVIDQIEIVAVERAKSLFGVNHANVQPYSGSPANLAIYMAFLQPGDTVMGMGLPFGGHLTHGWSVSATGKWFNPVRYGVRKDTGRIDLDEVRQLALEHRPKLIFCGGTAIPRIIDFEGFASIAREVGAVLAADIAHIAGLVAGGAHPTPVGHADVISTTTHKTLRGPRGAMLMATSDEHATALNKAVFPGLQGGPHNHTTAAIAVALKEASTDEFKAYAHQVVANAKALADELGSRGFDLVSGGTDNHLILVDLTPKGIGGKPAAQALDRAGLETNYNTVPFDPRKPFDPSGIRIGTPSVTSRGMGEAEMRQIGAWMDEVVTALAKGDAEDVISRVHHEVSELTAQFPAPGL
- a CDS encoding YihY/virulence factor BrkB family protein — its product is MTSTDAPPRPKRGLVSNARARLSWVLDTKSWAIVRSATNAGVTYRVTGLAGEAAFFALLSLPPFVLGLIGVLAKIGAWAGGAVVKQVNAWVIEQAGLLFAEDAVEKVVKPLIADVLSDDASKVSIISLGFLLSLWSGSRALYVYVDLISVAYGLGEERGIIRTRLMSFGLYVVGLVIGIIVMPILIVGPTLLKDTLPGEYGIMIDILYWPVVIIGSVLFLTVLYHVSVPVRTKWYRELPGAILALFLWILCAAVLRAVLAAWFSPVSVYGSLAAPVAVLLWLYITALAVLIGAILNAEVDRLWPGVGRTK
- a CDS encoding CHRD domain-containing protein; this translates as MSIRKFMIPGALLASVLIIGPAPAHASGDEVYLAAGLRGANEVGTPGDADGRSTVVLKISGNEVTFAARWNKIGAPTAGHVHAGAKGANGDVRLEFFAKPLPKGVLGVTGTVKADPELVKALLDNPGGFYANLHDAAHPKGAVRGRLQRLSKPIDLNGVLHGSQQATLSARADAAQEVQENDGKKRGDQDGQAIWWLRPDGASIAYTAHWSGLGAVTDGHVHKGAPGTNGPVVADLFAGALPENLTGVAGVTPVSSKTVKRIAADPGRYYTNLHTADFNGGAVRGQLSGAPFTHPRALTADVLRGEQIYACTQQPSGAYAFTQLGVTAKLGRGIDHSFVTPASGPPQWIAPDGSAVRGAVVTRTPNGDGNIPELVLNATQSGAATGLLAHTTQILRLNTTGGVAPTGACQPGSQAKVPYGADYIFLG
- a CDS encoding putative leader peptide; translated protein: MPADPMLVGRRHVDLQRVRSAICCDAR
- a CDS encoding nitrite/sulfite reductase; this translates as MSTPASRTPASRHHKRPRGEGQWALGYREPLNKNEENKKNDDGLNVRQRIIDIYSKRGFDSIDPADLRGRMRWYGLYTQRKPGIDGGKTAILEPEELDDSYFMLRVRIDGGQLSLAQLRTIADISNDYGRGTADLTDRQNIQLHWIEIESVPDIWDRLEAVGLSTTEACGDTPRVILGCPLAGIDADEVLDATEQIYEVQERVVGNPAYSNLPRKFKSAVSGCPAHCTVHEINDVAFVGVVNERGEIGYDLWVGGGLSTNPMLGKRLGVFVKPEQVADVYEGVVGIFRDYGYRRLRHRARIKFLVNDWGVEKFREILETEYLKGALPDGPAPELPRGSRRDHVGVFPQKDGNFYVGFAPKVGRLDGDKLHTIADIAERHGSGRVRTTVEQKMVVLDVAPDQVDSIVAELEANDLQVRPSTFRRQTMACTGIEYCKLAIVETKATAAQLIDELERRLPDFQEPLTINVNGCPNSCARIQVADIGLKGQLVVDENGDQVEGFQIHLGGSLGVNAGFGRKVRGLKTTAKALPDYVERVVKHYDAQRKEGESFADWVQRADEADLK
- a CDS encoding TIGR03084 family metal-binding protein; this encodes MAELLGDLRAETASFEELLQPLRDEDWELATPAEGWAIRDQVSHLAWFDDAAVQAVTDPEGFNASLADFAASGFSSVDDLVVRARGRSPAELREWFRVARARSIEVFAALDARDRVPWFGPPMSAASFVTARLMETWAHGQDVADALGVIRKPTVRLRHVAMIGFRARPYSFAVRGLAEPPEPVRVELTMPDGSAWTAGPPEAAAVVRGPMLDFCLAVTQRVHLSDTALEIDGEAARAWMEIAQAFAGPPGKGRAPRSG